Proteins from a genomic interval of Capsicum annuum cultivar UCD-10X-F1 chromosome 4, UCD10Xv1.1, whole genome shotgun sequence:
- the LOC107866833 gene encoding plastocyanin, chloroplastic, protein MATVTSAAVAIPSFTGLKACASSSSRVSTASAKVATTPVARLAVKASLKDVGAVVIATAASAMLASNAMAIEVLLGGDDGSLAFVPGTFSVNSGETITFKNNAGFPHNVVFDEDEIPAGVDASKISMGEEDLLNAPGETYSVTLSEKGTYSFYCSPHAGAGMKGQVTVN, encoded by the coding sequence ATGGCCACTGTCACCTCTGCTGCTGTTGCTATCCCATCTTTCACTGGCCTCAAGGCTTGTGCTTCCTCATCTTCCAGAGTTAGCACTGCCTCAGCCAAGGTGGCGACCACCCCGGTCGCCAGATTGGCCGTTAAGGCGTCTTTGAAAGACGTTGGTGCTGTCGTTATTGCGACAGCTGCAAGCGCGATGCTCGCTAGCAATGCGATGGCTATTGAAGTGTTGCTTGGTGGTGATGATGGAAGCCTTGCTTTTGTTCCTGGAACCTTCAGCGTTAACTCTGGTGAGACAATTACATTCAAGAACAATGCCGGGTTCCCCCACAACGTCGTATTCGATGAAGATGAAATCCCAGCTGGTGTGGATGCAAGTAAGATTTCAATGGGTGAAGAGGATCTTCTGAATGCACCAGGAGAGACTTACagtgtcactttgagtgagaaAGGAACCTACAGTTTCTATTGTTCTCCTCACGCGGGAGCTGGAATGAAGGGCCAAGTCACTGTTAACTAA